The Planktothrix sp. FACHB-1365 sequence CCGTTCCCCATCCACTGCGAGAATCTCCCGTTTGCACTTGAAATTCTTCTAATTGTTCCATGCTCGTGATTAAACTAATCGGTTGAGCGTTGGGATTTTCACGCGGGTCGGCTGAATATAATTGATCAACATCTGTTAATAAAAATAACCAATCTGCCTCTACTAAACTCGCAACTAATGCCGAAAGAGTATCATTATCCCCAAATTTTAGTTCATCAACGGCAACGGTATCATTTTCATTAACAATGGGAATTACCCCTAATTTTAACAATTGTTGAAACGTATTATAAACATTCACATAACCGTTACGTTGAACTAAATCTCCCCGTGTCAGCAAAACTTGAGCAATGGGTTGTTGGAGGGAACTAAATAAATCATCATAAACCCGCATCAACCGACCTTGACCCACGGCGGCTACCGCTTGTTTTAAAGCAATGGTGCGAGGACGTTCCGTTAATCCTAAGCGATCACGTCCCACTCCCACCGCACCGGAAGAAACTAAAACCACTCGATACCCCTGATGCCGTAACCGGGCCAAGGTTTCTACTAACGTCGCCAACGTCGATAACGCTAAATGTCCTGTGGTCGCCTGGGTTAAACTCGATGTACCAATTTTGATAACAAGGGTTTGAGACATAAAGGATGTTGACAGTTGACAGTTGACGGTTGACGGTTGACGGTTAATGACTCACCGTAAAACGCCAACCCCCCCAAAGCAGGGAAGGCTGGCGTTTTACAACAGAATTTAAGGATTGGTATACTGAGGGTCTTTATATAAGC is a genomic window containing:
- the proB gene encoding glutamate 5-kinase, whose product is MSQTLVIKIGTSSLTQATTGHLALSTLATLVETLARLRHQGYRVVLVSSGAVGVGRDRLGLTERPRTIALKQAVAAVGQGRLMRVYDDLFSSLQQPIAQVLLTRGDLVQRNGYVNVYNTFQQLLKLGVIPIVNENDTVAVDELKFGDNDTLSALVASLVEADWLFLLTDVDQLYSADPRENPNAQPISLITSMEQLEEFQVQTGDSRSGWGTGGMITKIEAARIATGSGVRTVITEGKYPQNLEKILQGEAIGTQFEPQIRPVNARKHWISNVLIPMGKLYLDAGAVKAISQGGKSLLAAGITKIEGEFTVQDSVQICDLAGQEIARGLVNYNSGELQKIKGLHSDKIPEILGYEGAETVVHRDNLVIRGQGTT